The following proteins come from a genomic window of Aquimarina sp. MAR_2010_214:
- a CDS encoding M28 family peptidase, whose amino-acid sequence MTKNILIILISVLFINCKQGTIAQPQAKTAENTSVEKTKVSDVKDIVDFLASDELKGRDTGSEGLEKAAKFIEEEFKKNKIAPYFETYRDAFDAKGTPTYNIVGYLKGTDKELSKEFIILGAHFDHIGTGKEVDGDVIANGANDNAAGSSAVVSLAKQFALLKNNKRSILFVLFGAEERGLLGSTHLAEVLKEKNINVYTMVNFEMIGVPLNDKPYKAYITGYEISNMAQKMNEYAGSELIGYLPKAKEFQLFRRSDNYPFYEQFKVPCQTISTFDFTNYDYYHHVDDEASEMNFEFMAEFINSCIPVITKMANTSDKEIKLN is encoded by the coding sequence ATGACAAAGAACATATTGATCATCCTGATTTCGGTTTTATTTATCAATTGCAAGCAAGGAACAATTGCTCAGCCGCAAGCAAAGACAGCAGAAAATACTTCTGTAGAAAAGACTAAAGTTTCTGATGTTAAGGATATTGTTGATTTTTTAGCTAGTGATGAATTAAAAGGAAGAGATACGGGAAGTGAAGGTTTAGAAAAAGCTGCAAAATTTATTGAAGAAGAATTTAAAAAAAATAAAATAGCACCCTATTTTGAAACCTATAGAGATGCTTTTGATGCAAAAGGAACACCAACATATAATATTGTAGGGTATCTTAAAGGTACAGATAAGGAGCTATCAAAAGAATTTATCATACTAGGAGCGCATTTTGATCATATTGGTACGGGAAAAGAAGTTGATGGAGATGTAATTGCTAATGGAGCTAATGATAATGCGGCAGGAAGCAGTGCAGTGGTTTCTCTGGCTAAACAATTTGCTCTATTAAAAAATAATAAGCGAAGTATTCTTTTTGTACTGTTTGGAGCAGAAGAGAGAGGATTACTAGGATCTACACATCTTGCAGAAGTATTAAAAGAAAAGAATATTAATGTGTATACCATGGTTAATTTTGAAATGATAGGGGTGCCATTAAATGATAAACCATATAAAGCCTATATTACAGGATATGAAATATCTAATATGGCTCAAAAAATGAATGAGTATGCAGGTTCGGAGCTGATAGGGTATTTACCAAAAGCCAAAGAATTTCAGTTGTTTAGAAGGAGCGATAATTACCCGTTCTATGAGCAATTTAAAGTGCCTTGCCAGACTATTTCTACTTTTGACTTTACAAACTATGACTATTATCATCATGTAGATGATGAAGCATCCGAAATGAATTTTGAATTTATGGCAGAATTCATTAACAGTTGTATTCCTGTAATCACAAAGATGGCAAATACATCGGATAAAGAAATTAAGTTAAATTAA
- a CDS encoding pyruvate dehydrogenase complex dihydrolipoamide acetyltransferase: MATVINMPRLSDTMEEGVVAKWLVKKGDKISEGDILAEIETDKATMEFESFYEGTLLHVGIEEGETAPVDQLLAIIGEENEDISDLLNGNITPKAEPVKEEKAEESAPVSNQAAAIPDGVEIITMPRLSDTMEEGTVATWLKKVGDTVEEGDILAEIETDKATMEFESFYNGTLLHIGIEEGQTAPVDVLLAIIGPAGTDISGLKDGVPATAVAAKDTASVKEEKIETTVATSGGSGSSGGRIFASPLAKKIAADKGIDLSLVKGTGENGRVVKKDVESFTPSAATGASASQPAKETPSAPIVQTFTPAGEESFEEVKNSQMRKAIAKSLSASKFNAPHYYLTIEVNMDNAISSRKIINELPDTKVSFNDMVVKACAMALRRHPQVNTTWKDDVTVFNKHISIGVAVAVPDGLVVPVLPFTDHMNIMEIDTKVRDLAVRARDKKLTPQEMSGSTFTVSNLGMFGIQEFTSIINQPNSAILSVGAIVEKPVVKDGQIVVGNTMKVTLACDHRTVDGATGAQFLQTLKQYLENPVTMLA, translated from the coding sequence ATGGCTACAGTAATTAATATGCCGCGATTGAGCGATACCATGGAAGAAGGAGTGGTTGCGAAGTGGCTTGTTAAAAAAGGAGATAAAATTAGCGAAGGAGATATCCTTGCTGAAATAGAAACAGATAAAGCGACAATGGAGTTTGAGTCTTTTTATGAAGGAACATTACTTCATGTAGGGATCGAGGAAGGTGAGACAGCTCCGGTAGATCAATTGCTAGCAATTATCGGAGAAGAAAATGAAGATATTTCTGATTTATTAAACGGAAATATTACCCCAAAAGCAGAACCGGTAAAAGAAGAAAAAGCAGAAGAATCTGCTCCCGTTTCTAATCAAGCAGCTGCAATTCCCGATGGCGTAGAGATTATTACTATGCCACGCCTTAGTGATACAATGGAAGAAGGAACCGTGGCTACCTGGTTGAAAAAAGTAGGAGATACTGTTGAAGAAGGAGATATCCTTGCCGAAATAGAGACAGATAAAGCTACTATGGAGTTTGAGTCATTCTATAACGGAACCTTGTTGCATATTGGTATAGAAGAAGGGCAAACTGCTCCGGTGGATGTTTTATTAGCAATAATTGGCCCCGCAGGAACCGATATATCTGGACTTAAAGATGGTGTTCCCGCAACAGCTGTAGCAGCAAAAGATACTGCATCTGTAAAAGAAGAGAAAATAGAAACAACAGTTGCGACTTCAGGAGGAAGTGGTTCATCAGGAGGACGAATATTTGCTTCTCCGTTGGCAAAGAAGATAGCAGCTGATAAAGGAATTGACCTTTCTTTGGTAAAAGGAACAGGTGAAAACGGACGTGTTGTTAAGAAAGATGTAGAGTCATTTACACCTTCTGCTGCAACTGGTGCTAGTGCTTCGCAACCAGCTAAAGAAACACCTTCTGCTCCAATAGTGCAAACGTTTACTCCAGCAGGAGAAGAAAGTTTCGAAGAAGTGAAAAATTCGCAAATGCGTAAAGCTATTGCCAAGAGTCTTTCGGCTTCTAAATTTAATGCACCGCACTACTATCTTACTATCGAGGTAAATATGGATAATGCGATTTCTTCTCGTAAGATTATTAATGAATTACCTGACACCAAAGTATCATTCAATGATATGGTGGTTAAAGCATGCGCAATGGCGTTAAGAAGACATCCTCAGGTAAATACTACATGGAAAGATGATGTAACAGTATTTAATAAGCATATTAGTATAGGAGTTGCAGTTGCTGTCCCTGATGGGTTGGTAGTCCCAGTATTACCTTTTACAGATCATATGAATATTATGGAGATCGATACTAAGGTTAGGGATTTGGCTGTTAGAGCAAGAGATAAAAAATTAACCCCGCAAGAAATGAGCGGTAGTACATTTACGGTATCTAATCTAGGGATGTTCGGAATCCAGGAATTTACTTCTATTATTAATCAACCTAATTCAGCAATATTATCGGTTGGTGCTATTGTAGAAAAACCGGTTGTTAAAGACGGTCAGATTGTAGTTGGTAATACAATGAAAGTGACCTTAGCTTGTGATCACAGAACTGTAGATGGGGCAACAGGAGCTCAGTTTTTACAAACATTAAAACAGTACCTAGAAAATCCGGTTACTATGCTTGCATAG
- the pdhA gene encoding pyruvate dehydrogenase (acetyl-transferring) E1 component subunit alpha, which produces MKKITKDVYLNWYEEMLFWRKFEDKLAQVYIQQKVRGFLHLYNGQEAILAGALHAMDLTKDKMITAYRNHVQPIGMGVDPKRVMAELYGKATGTSQGLGGSMHIFSKEHRFYGGHGIVGGQIPLGAGLAFADKYHKRDAVTLTFFGDGAARQGSLHETFNLAMLWKLPVVFCVENNGYAMGTSVERTANHTDIWKLGQGYEMPSGPVDAMNPIKVAEAMDEAITRARTGGGPTFLELKTYRYRGHSMSDAQKYRTKEEVAEYQKIDPITQILDIIKEKNHATDEEIAIIDKRVKDRVAECQKFAEESPFPDKNVMYDVVYEQDNYPFLSHKPQ; this is translated from the coding sequence ATGAAAAAGATAACCAAAGATGTTTACCTAAATTGGTATGAAGAAATGCTTTTCTGGAGAAAATTCGAGGATAAGTTAGCTCAAGTTTATATTCAACAAAAAGTAAGAGGTTTTTTACACTTATACAATGGTCAGGAAGCAATTTTGGCAGGAGCTTTACATGCGATGGATCTTACCAAAGATAAAATGATTACAGCATATCGTAATCACGTTCAGCCAATTGGTATGGGAGTTGATCCAAAACGAGTAATGGCAGAGCTGTATGGCAAAGCTACTGGTACTTCTCAAGGTTTAGGAGGGTCGATGCATATTTTCTCAAAAGAACATCGATTTTATGGAGGACATGGGATTGTTGGAGGACAAATACCTTTGGGAGCAGGTTTGGCATTTGCAGATAAATACCATAAAAGAGATGCTGTAACGCTTACTTTTTTTGGTGATGGAGCTGCTCGTCAGGGATCACTACATGAAACTTTTAACCTGGCAATGTTATGGAAATTACCCGTAGTATTTTGTGTAGAGAATAATGGGTATGCTATGGGGACCTCTGTAGAAAGAACGGCAAATCATACCGATATTTGGAAATTAGGGCAAGGATACGAAATGCCTTCTGGCCCAGTAGATGCAATGAATCCTATAAAAGTTGCTGAAGCAATGGATGAGGCTATTACCAGAGCAAGAACTGGAGGAGGTCCAACATTTTTAGAATTAAAAACATATCGATATAGAGGTCATTCTATGAGTGATGCGCAAAAATATCGTACAAAGGAAGAAGTAGCAGAATATCAAAAAATAGATCCAATAACTCAGATTTTGGATATTATTAAAGAAAAAAATCATGCTACAGATGAAGAAATTGCAATAATAGACAAACGAGTAAAAGATAGAGTTGCAGAATGTCAAAAATTTGCTGAAGAATCACCATTCCCAGACAAGAATGTGATGTATGATGTTGTTTACGAACAGGATAATTATCCATTTTTATCACACAAACCACAATAA
- a CDS encoding cytidine deaminase, protein MKEIEIKSVLQIYDSFDELPKDVQELMQQSIVIRDKAYAPYSQFLVGAALLLENGEVVLGNNQENACYPSGLCAERTAIYHAGANFPEIPIVTMALSAKSLKYQLLTPTPPCGACRQAIAEYEVKQNMPIAIYFMGETGKVVKSSSLSNLLPLIFDNSYL, encoded by the coding sequence ATGAAAGAAATAGAAATAAAATCTGTCTTACAGATATATGATTCATTTGATGAATTGCCGAAAGATGTTCAGGAATTGATGCAGCAATCAATTGTGATTAGAGATAAGGCATATGCTCCGTATTCTCAGTTTTTGGTCGGTGCAGCGCTTTTATTAGAGAATGGAGAAGTAGTTTTAGGGAATAATCAGGAAAATGCTTGTTATCCATCGGGATTGTGTGCAGAACGTACAGCTATATATCATGCCGGGGCTAATTTTCCAGAGATTCCTATTGTTACCATGGCGCTTTCTGCCAAATCTTTAAAATATCAACTGCTCACCCCGACACCTCCTTGTGGTGCATGTAGACAAGCAATAGCAGAATATGAGGTGAAACAAAATATGCCGATAGCTATATATTTTATGGGAGAAACAGGAAAAGTAGTTAAATCATCTTCTTTATCTAATTTATTGCCACTTATTTTTGATAATTCGTATTTATAA
- the porV gene encoding type IX secretion system outer membrane channel protein PorV, producing the protein MKRLLTLSLLCVTVLTFKTQAQEQNRAITTATPFLLIAADARAAGLADQGVATSPDAFSQQWNPAKYAFIKNKQGVGVNYTPYLSNLVNDIFLGNINYYNRLNERSAVAASFRYFSLGDIEFRQGPTDEPNVQKPNELTLDVSYALKLSDRFSMAVGGRYLRSDLRLQGLGADASAAGSFGVDIAGFYRSDEIAFNSFNGRWRAGATISNIGPKIKYDDAGQENFIPTNFRLGAAFDFILNEDNRITPSLEFSKLLVPTPLDPDTNGDGDITTEEQQAANNEYNNKSAFGSIFSSWGDAPDGFSEELKEITWALGAEYMYRDVFAFRAGYFNESEEKGARKFLSLGAGFRYNIVNLDISYLFSTSSVRSPLEGTLRFGLSFNFGDEYYD; encoded by the coding sequence ATGAAAAGATTATTAACCCTTAGCCTATTGTGCGTTACAGTTTTAACTTTTAAAACTCAGGCTCAGGAACAAAACAGAGCAATAACAACTGCTACTCCCTTTCTATTAATAGCTGCTGATGCAAGAGCAGCTGGTTTAGCTGATCAGGGGGTTGCCACATCACCAGACGCATTTTCACAACAATGGAATCCAGCTAAATATGCATTTATAAAAAATAAGCAAGGGGTTGGGGTTAATTATACTCCTTACTTAAGTAATCTTGTTAATGATATATTCTTGGGTAATATAAATTATTATAATCGTCTTAATGAGCGAAGTGCTGTAGCAGCTAGTTTTAGATATTTTAGTTTGGGAGATATAGAATTTAGACAAGGACCTACTGATGAGCCTAACGTTCAAAAACCAAATGAATTAACACTTGATGTTTCATATGCATTAAAACTTAGTGATAGATTTTCGATGGCTGTGGGAGGTCGCTATTTACGTTCAGATCTTAGATTACAAGGTCTGGGGGCAGATGCTAGTGCAGCAGGGAGTTTTGGTGTAGATATCGCAGGTTTTTATAGAAGTGATGAGATTGCTTTTAATTCTTTTAATGGTAGATGGAGAGCAGGGGCTACAATTTCTAATATAGGGCCAAAAATAAAGTATGATGATGCAGGTCAAGAAAACTTTATACCTACTAACTTTAGATTGGGAGCTGCTTTTGATTTTATCCTTAACGAAGATAATCGAATTACACCTTCATTAGAGTTTAGTAAACTGCTAGTGCCTACTCCTTTAGATCCTGATACTAATGGTGACGGTGATATTACTACAGAGGAGCAACAAGCTGCAAATAATGAGTATAATAATAAAAGTGCATTTGGATCTATCTTTTCTTCTTGGGGAGATGCACCAGATGGATTTAGCGAAGAATTGAAAGAAATTACCTGGGCACTGGGAGCAGAATATATGTATCGTGATGTATTTGCTTTTAGAGCAGGATATTTTAATGAGTCTGAAGAAAAAGGAGCTCGTAAATTCTTATCACTAGGGGCAGGTTTTAGATATAATATTGTAAATTTAGATATATCATACTTGTTTTCTACCTCGTCTGTTAGAAGTCCACTTGAAGGAACACTACGTTTTGGTCTTTCTTTTAATTTTGGAGACGAATATTACGACTAG
- the gldJ gene encoding gliding motility lipoprotein GldJ: MKNAFIFKSLMALSISVLLFSCSKNDYGSSSRATGWKYNSKDGGFQVQTNYKEQETGPGLVFIEGGTFTMGRVQDDVMHDWNNTPTQQHVQSFYMDETEVTNVMYLEYLDWLKGVYPPTEPKYRNIYYGALPDTLVWRNRLGFNEMMTNNYLRHPAYANYPVVGVNWIQAIEFSNWRTNRVNERILEEEDVIKKNAPFEDVSAESTFDTDTYLNAPTQTYGGNDEAIRGGRASEKYERTNDSTGLYIQRKDGLLLPKYRLPTEAEWEYAALGLVEIRSYNIYRGRKKYPWTGKYTRSGKRRTRGDQLANFKQGDGDYGGIAGWSDDGADITAPVKSYNPNDYGLYDMAGNVAEWVADVYRPIVDDEYNDFNYYRGNVYTKNAINPDGTVKIVMTDSIVYDTLSNGKIIARVLPGGILQVPIDENETYMRTNFTDSDNRNYRDGDKSSSRYYEGFQDQATPNRRMYNAPIHYVGPDAEDSTQMDRRYDESSKRTTIVDNEVRVYKGGSWKDRAYWLDPAQRRFMPQDMATDYIGFRNAMSRVGTKARKKKTPRHQKPKG; this comes from the coding sequence ATGAAAAACGCGTTTATTTTTAAGTCGCTAATGGCACTTTCCATTAGTGTTTTACTGTTTAGTTGTTCTAAGAACGATTATGGGAGCAGTTCTAGAGCCACAGGTTGGAAATACAATTCCAAAGATGGTGGATTTCAGGTACAGACAAATTACAAAGAGCAAGAGACTGGTCCTGGTTTAGTATTTATTGAAGGAGGTACATTTACTATGGGACGTGTACAAGATGATGTAATGCATGATTGGAACAACACTCCAACTCAGCAACACGTTCAATCCTTTTATATGGATGAAACCGAAGTTACTAATGTGATGTATTTGGAGTACCTTGATTGGCTGAAAGGAGTATACCCTCCTACAGAACCAAAATACAGAAACATATATTATGGAGCTCTTCCTGATACTTTAGTATGGAGAAATCGACTTGGTTTTAATGAGATGATGACCAATAATTACTTACGTCACCCTGCGTATGCTAATTATCCTGTTGTAGGGGTAAATTGGATTCAAGCAATAGAATTCAGTAATTGGAGAACTAATCGCGTTAATGAAAGAATTCTTGAAGAAGAAGATGTAATTAAAAAGAATGCTCCTTTTGAAGATGTTTCTGCAGAAAGTACTTTTGATACAGATACCTATTTAAATGCTCCTACGCAAACTTATGGAGGTAATGATGAAGCCATCAGAGGTGGTAGAGCATCAGAAAAATACGAAAGAACAAATGATTCTACAGGTCTATACATACAACGTAAAGACGGATTACTTTTACCCAAGTACAGACTTCCAACCGAAGCTGAGTGGGAATATGCCGCTTTAGGTTTAGTAGAAATCAGAAGTTACAACATCTATAGAGGTAGAAAAAAATATCCTTGGACAGGAAAATATACACGTTCTGGAAAAAGAAGAACTCGTGGAGATCAATTAGCTAACTTTAAACAAGGTGATGGTGACTATGGTGGAATCGCTGGATGGAGTGATGATGGTGCGGATATTACTGCTCCTGTAAAATCCTACAATCCTAACGATTATGGTCTATATGACATGGCAGGTAACGTTGCAGAATGGGTGGCTGATGTATACAGACCTATTGTAGATGATGAATATAATGATTTCAACTACTACAGAGGTAATGTATATACCAAAAATGCTATCAATCCTGACGGAACTGTAAAAATTGTTATGACAGATTCTATCGTATACGATACACTTAGTAATGGTAAAATTATAGCACGAGTATTGCCTGGTGGAATTTTACAAGTTCCTATTGATGAAAACGAAACATACATGAGAACTAATTTTACCGATAGTGACAATAGAAACTATAGAGATGGTGATAAGAGTTCTTCTAGATACTATGAAGGATTTCAAGATCAAGCCACTCCTAACAGAAGGATGTATAATGCACCTATTCATTATGTAGGTCCTGATGCAGAAGATAGCACACAAATGGACAGAAGATACGATGAATCGAGTAAAAGAACTACTATCGTTGATAATGAAGTACGTGTATACAAAGGTGGTTCTTGGAAAGACAGAGCCTACTGGTTAGATCCGGCACAAAGAAGATTTATGCCACAAGATATGGCCACAGATTATATTGGTTTCAGAAATGCAATGTCTCGTGTTGGTACTAAAGCCAGAAAGAAAAAAACACCAAGACACCAGAAACCAAAAGGATAA
- the murF gene encoding UDP-N-acetylmuramoyl-tripeptide--D-alanyl-D-alanine ligase, protein MTITQIHQLFLASSGACTDTRKIEPNAIFFALKGENFNGNTYAQKALEHGAAYAIIDEVAFKTTEQHILVDDVLKTLQDLASFHRQHLNIPIIALTGSNGKTTTKELINSVLSSSFKTTPTIGNLNNHIGVPLTLLSMTKETQIGIVEMGANHLEEIASLCSIAKPDYGYITNIGKAHLEGFGSVEGVLKGKTELYDYLKKHDKLVFLNLEDKKLVNASSEIKTYSFSQSNTSDAIIKLADTNPNVIISYQDKTIQSNLIGLYNFTNIAAAIAIGSYLKISFDKIKGAIESYTPTNNRSQIIKKGNHTIILDAYNANPTSMEAAINNLVQLQYDTKIVFLGDMFELGVDASLEHQKIADQISDTETDEIYLIGSHFFGTKCTNPNIQKFKSYEDLEANWSLKNQKDIILIKGSRGMKLERILDLLN, encoded by the coding sequence ATGACTATCACCCAAATACATCAATTATTCTTAGCAAGCAGTGGCGCATGCACTGATACCCGAAAAATTGAACCTAATGCCATTTTTTTTGCTTTAAAGGGAGAAAATTTTAATGGAAATACATATGCACAAAAGGCTCTAGAGCATGGGGCAGCATATGCAATAATTGATGAAGTAGCGTTTAAAACTACAGAACAACATATTCTTGTAGATGATGTTCTAAAAACACTACAAGACTTAGCTTCGTTTCATCGCCAGCACCTAAATATCCCTATCATTGCTTTAACAGGAAGTAATGGAAAAACCACTACAAAAGAATTAATCAACAGTGTTCTTTCTTCCTCTTTTAAGACAACCCCCACGATAGGTAATCTAAATAATCATATCGGAGTTCCTCTTACGCTTTTATCGATGACAAAGGAAACTCAAATAGGAATTGTAGAAATGGGAGCCAATCATCTGGAGGAAATAGCATCTTTATGTTCTATTGCCAAACCAGATTATGGTTATATCACAAATATTGGCAAAGCCCACCTAGAAGGTTTTGGAAGTGTCGAAGGTGTTTTAAAAGGAAAAACAGAACTTTATGATTACTTAAAAAAACATGATAAACTAGTTTTTCTTAATCTTGAGGATAAAAAACTAGTGAATGCCTCTTCAGAAATAAAGACCTATAGTTTTTCACAATCCAATACAAGTGATGCTATTATTAAATTAGCAGATACCAATCCTAATGTAATTATTTCTTATCAAGACAAAACTATACAAAGCAATCTAATAGGCCTGTATAACTTCACCAACATTGCGGCAGCCATAGCTATTGGATCTTATTTAAAAATTAGCTTTGATAAGATCAAAGGCGCAATAGAATCTTACACCCCTACAAATAATCGTTCGCAAATCATTAAAAAAGGAAATCATACAATTATCCTGGATGCCTATAATGCTAATCCAACAAGCATGGAAGCTGCTATCAATAATTTGGTTCAATTGCAATATGATACTAAAATTGTATTTTTAGGAGATATGTTTGAATTGGGTGTTGATGCATCTCTAGAGCATCAAAAAATAGCTGATCAGATAAGTGATACAGAAACAGACGAAATTTATTTAATCGGCAGTCATTTTTTTGGCACTAAATGCACGAACCCAAATATTCAAAAATTTAAATCTTATGAAGATCTTGAGGCTAATTGGAGTCTAAAAAATCAAAAAGATATAATTCTGATCAAAGGATCACGAGGGATGAAGCTAGAAAGAATTCTAGATCTTCTTAACTAA
- a CDS encoding DUF2652 domain-containing protein, translating into MAKSLLFIPDISGFTHFVQNTEVEHSQHVISELLEVLINANTQDLKLAEVEGDALFFYKENEIPSQEKLLAQIETMFTAFYSHLKLLEKNRVCPCNACATAPDLQLKIVVHCGELQFITVQEKRKPFGQVVIEAHRLLKNSIVSDNYALLSDEVSKTIGLPVSYESKLYHFRESKDTYDTKEIIYLFSEISKNKLKLTPFAIPEVVDFKCSPAIVLTKEFEIPATQLLEYITNYSYRHYWAKGVDKFEYNPGEVTRLGTEHVCVIDGKRLNFTTVTKKASPDEIVYGERTTDVPIHALYQFFVIKSLPGNRCLLTVEIYPKSKSIVHKLMLFLLIKRVVRKSVKASLDNLEAFVRNDAIA; encoded by the coding sequence ATGGCAAAATCATTACTCTTTATACCCGATATTTCAGGTTTCACACACTTTGTTCAGAATACCGAGGTAGAACATAGTCAACATGTAATTTCTGAGTTGTTAGAAGTTTTGATTAATGCCAATACACAAGATTTAAAATTAGCTGAAGTAGAAGGGGATGCATTGTTTTTTTATAAAGAAAATGAAATTCCGTCACAAGAAAAGCTACTGGCGCAGATTGAAACAATGTTTACTGCGTTTTATAGTCACCTCAAACTTTTGGAGAAAAATCGTGTTTGTCCTTGTAATGCATGTGCTACAGCGCCGGATTTACAGCTAAAAATAGTAGTGCATTGTGGAGAATTACAATTTATTACGGTGCAAGAAAAGCGTAAGCCTTTTGGTCAGGTAGTTATTGAGGCGCATAGGTTACTTAAAAACTCTATTGTAAGTGATAACTATGCTTTATTAAGTGATGAAGTGTCAAAAACTATTGGACTTCCTGTTAGTTATGAGAGTAAATTATATCATTTTAGGGAGAGTAAAGATACTTATGATACTAAGGAGATTATTTATTTGTTTTCTGAAATAAGTAAAAATAAGTTAAAACTTACTCCTTTTGCTATTCCAGAAGTGGTAGATTTTAAATGTTCTCCAGCTATAGTTTTAACTAAAGAATTTGAAATTCCTGCGACACAATTATTAGAGTATATTACTAATTATAGCTATAGGCATTATTGGGCAAAGGGAGTTGATAAATTCGAGTACAACCCAGGAGAGGTTACTCGATTAGGTACCGAACATGTTTGTGTAATTGATGGAAAACGACTCAATTTTACAACAGTGACCAAAAAAGCAAGTCCTGATGAGATTGTGTATGGAGAACGCACTACAGATGTTCCTATACATGCATTATATCAGTTTTTTGTTATAAAATCATTGCCTGGTAATAGATGCTTGCTGACTGTAGAGATCTATCCTAAGTCGAAATCAATAGTGCATAAGTTGATGTTGTTTCTTTTGATAAAAAGAGTTGTTAGGAAGTCTGTAAAGGCATCTTTAGATAATCTTGAAGCATTTGTAAGAAACGATGCTATAGCTTAG
- a CDS encoding folylpolyglutamate synthase/dihydrofolate synthase family protein: MNYRETLDWMFTQLPMYQRQGASAYKVDLHNTIQLAAYLKSPETKFKSIHVAGTNGKGSTSHMLASILQEAGYKVGLYTSPHLKDFRERIRINGAAISEEYVIDFISKHQSYLESHQLSFFEMTVGMAFQYFAGNQVDIAVIEVGLGGRLDSTNIITPEVSVITNIGLDHTRFLGDTLTAIASEKAGIIKEGVPVVIGRNVEETSKVFAEVANTSQSPLYLAEDCNCAIYPSDLKGTYQKENIRTVLQTIDLIKSNGWSISENDIKKGLQNVVKNTHLLGRWQILQKKPKVICDTAHNEDGLKMVMKQLVEEEFDYLHVVLGVVDDKDLDTILPLFPVEARYYFSRPDVLRGLDEKKLKKEALKFNLIGEEYSSVVEAYKAALQQATDKDVVYIGGSTFVVAEII, translated from the coding sequence ATGAACTATAGGGAAACCCTCGATTGGATGTTTACCCAATTACCAATGTATCAACGCCAGGGAGCTAGTGCATACAAAGTCGATCTTCATAATACGATACAATTAGCAGCATATCTAAAAAGTCCCGAAACCAAATTTAAGAGCATACATGTAGCAGGAACAAATGGTAAAGGCTCTACAAGTCATATGCTGGCTTCAATACTGCAGGAAGCAGGATATAAAGTAGGGTTATATACTTCACCCCATCTAAAAGATTTTAGAGAACGTATTCGAATTAATGGAGCTGCTATATCTGAAGAGTATGTGATCGATTTTATTTCAAAACATCAATCTTATCTAGAGTCGCATCAACTTTCTTTTTTTGAAATGACTGTAGGAATGGCATTTCAGTATTTTGCAGGAAATCAGGTAGATATTGCTGTGATAGAAGTGGGCCTTGGAGGGAGATTGGATTCTACGAATATTATTACCCCAGAAGTTTCTGTAATTACCAATATTGGATTAGATCATACTCGTTTTCTGGGGGATACTTTAACGGCAATAGCCTCAGAAAAAGCAGGAATCATTAAAGAAGGTGTACCGGTTGTTATAGGAAGGAATGTAGAAGAGACATCAAAGGTTTTTGCAGAGGTTGCTAATACATCCCAAAGTCCTCTGTATCTTGCTGAAGATTGTAACTGTGCGATATATCCATCGGATCTAAAAGGAACTTATCAAAAAGAAAATATAAGGACCGTTTTACAAACTATAGATTTGATCAAATCTAATGGGTGGAGTATATCTGAAAATGATATTAAAAAAGGGCTTCAGAATGTTGTAAAGAATACTCATTTGTTGGGGAGATGGCAGATATTACAAAAAAAGCCTAAAGTGATATGTGATACTGCACATAACGAGGATGGGTTAAAAATGGTGATGAAGCAGTTGGTTGAAGAAGAGTTTGATTATCTTCATGTGGTGTTAGGAGTGGTTGATGATAAAGATTTGGATACTATTTTACCGTTATTTCCTGTAGAGGCCCGATATTATTTTTCTCGCCCCGATGTTTTAAGAGGGCTTGATGAGAAAAAATTAAAAAAAGAAGCTTTAAAGTTTAATCTAATAGGCGAGGAGTATAGTTCGGTAGTAGAAGCGTATAAAGCTGCATTACAGCAAGCTACAGATAAAGATGTTGTTTATATAGGAGGAAGTACATTTGTTGTTGCAGAAATAATTTAA